One Apostichopus japonicus isolate 1M-3 chromosome 7, ASM3797524v1, whole genome shotgun sequence genomic region harbors:
- the LOC139970136 gene encoding uncharacterized protein, which translates to MSGIVPVPAETSSTTHGGHRLHKDGDKSQRHTSEQLSHEGWGEFLVNMSNEIDRKTAQSLATIYQFSTADIGRIEEVIYPGDVFTRMMVTKGHITSSDISSLLENLRKVGGKGVASKIEVHFQRAMKSTTIVERRDDYEELKVNLIKILDRATHTAQILAIYFDIPPWTFGQLQKDPSPGCVLVSYLEAVHVMSKENCKEVITALENIGATDILKETFEQDLRSENGNLQRKTDEINPNVTSTVQIEGPLSVASTPQTIINSGSNSINSATTKMEQSPKFEILQSRPKEDTCVCNTGDSRSFKKYSSNESIVGAICKTCGKEWLQKMFLGDLATTREISVDGQPLCLRRCSTNISESLPSKKDKDRSTFKVGDHIEWKSDEHHQNLNAIIESIDTDENVSLIVIEASNFGQIKIYGQDNCHSKLNDLHAITYESNGEVPDKPDLVRARALAWCTGDSYISNIFLTEITRFIRYCKFGSDLQWRVMGHVGEVVTNALKNTLGSTWVTGREVNNSFSLDTKYFAPDVHSGIYIIIANSAFTFHLNERDAHTTIEKNLFRSFCTKFSKCLSYHNFLIYEMLSERPWAEENWYVKLRPTDMVVPILIKSIEQVPRSPRTFFNPLASVVGHAIHLTMKKNDEEVQLNDLLPGDHIVTTHSTVHPRCHAIVTSVNLEMGEIGLIRNVFRSGVQEKVEKVSPPILRVVYKGDTCSPEEVIKKARSQLVGGPYSKFNILTKNCKHFAVWCKSKTDESSKSPSESSKSP; encoded by the exons ACAGCGGACATTGGCAGGATAGAAGAAGTAATATATCCTGGTGACGTATTTACAAGAATGATGGTTACGAAGGGTCATATCACTTCTAGTGATATCAGTTCTCTCTTGGAGAATCTAAGGAAAGTAGGTGGCAAAGGTGTTGCGAGTAAAATAGAAGTCCATTTTCAACGCGCTATGAAATCTACGACAATCGTTGAAAGACGTGACG ATTACGAAGAATTGAaagtaaatttaataaaaatactGGACCGTGCGACTCACACAGCCCAAATTCTTGCAATATACTTTGACATCCCACCTTGGACGTTCGGCCAATTACAGAAGGATCCCTCTCCGGGGTGCGTATTGGTCTCGTATCTTGAAGCGGTTCATGTAATGTCCAAAGAGAACTGCAAAGAAGTGATCACCGCTTTGGAAAACATTGGTGCGACAGACATACTTAAGGAAACATTTGAACAAGACCTACGGAGTGAGAATGGTAACCTTCAACGGAAAACTGACG AAATAAATCCAAACGTTACTTCTACGGTACAGATAGAGGGCCCTCTTAGCGTTGCGTCGACTCCACAAACCATTATTAACAGTGGTAGTAACAGCATCAACTCTGCTACAACGAAA ATGGAACAGTCTCCCAAGTTTGAAATCCTTCAAAGCAGGCCCAAAGAAGATACATGCGTTTGCAATACTGGCGACTCCCGCAGTTTCaaaaaatattcttcaaatgAAAGTATTGTAGGAGCTATTTGTAAGACTTGCGGAAAGGAATGGCTACAGAAAATGTTCCTTGGAGACCTCGCCACTACGAGAGAGATTTCTGTAGATGGTCAACCGCTTTGCCTTCGAAGATGTTCCACTAATATTTCAGAATCTTTGCCCAGCAAGAAAGACAAAGATCGTTCAACATTCAAAGTAGGCGATCACATTGAATGGAAATCAGATGAACACCATCAAAACTTAAATGCAATTATAGAATCTATTGACACGGACGAAAACGTGTCGCTAATTGTCATTGAAGCGTCCAACTTTGGTCAAATTAAGATTTATGGACAGGACAATTGTCATTCAAAACTTAACGATTTACATGCCATTACTTATGAGAGCAATGGCGAAGTACCAGACAAACCAGATTTGGTAAGGGCACGGGCGCTTGCATGGTGCACAGGCGATTCATACATTTCCAACATATTCCTTACTGAAATCACGAGGTTTATAAGGTACTGTAAGTTTGGTTCAGATTTGCAATGGAGGGTGATGGGGCATGTAGGTGAGGTAGTTACAAATGCACTAAAGAACACACTGGGTTCTACATGGGTAACTGGAAGAGAGGTTAACAATTCTTTCTCATTGGATACAAAGTATTTTGCACCAGATGTTCATTCTGGTATCTATATTATAATTGCCAATTCAGCATTCACATTTCATCTCAACGAGCGTGACGCACACACAACAATAGAGAAAAACCTGTTTAGGTCGTTTTGTACAAAGTTCTCAAAATGTTTGTCTTACCACAACTTCCTAATTTATGAGATGCTCTCTGAAAGACCATGGGCAGAGGAAAACTGGTATGTAAAACTGCGTCCAACGGATATGGTCGTCCCAATTCTGATCAAAAGCATTGAACAAGTACCTCGATCTCCTCGAACTTTTTTTAATCCTCTCGCATCAGTTGTTGGCCATGctattcatttgacaatgaaaAAAAACGACGAAGAAGTCCAACTTAATGACTTACTACCCGGTGATCATATAGTCACCACTCACAGTACTGTCCATCCTCGCTGTCACGCAATCGTTACTTCCGTAAACCTAGAAATGGGAGAAATAGGATTAATTCGTAATGTATTCCGTAGCGGTGTTCAGGAAAAAGTAGAGAAAGTATCACCCCCTATTTTACGTGTAGTTTACAAGGGGGATACCTGTTCTCCAGAAGAAGTCATCAAAAAGGCTAGATCTCAATTAGTTGGAGGTCCTTATTCAAAGTTCAATATCCTAAcaaaaaattgcaaacattttgCTGTTTGGTGTAAAAGCAAAACGGATGAAAGTAGTAAATCGCCCTCTGAGAGTAGTAAGTCTCCCTGA